In Lineus longissimus chromosome 9, tnLinLong1.2, whole genome shotgun sequence, one genomic interval encodes:
- the LOC135493375 gene encoding E3 ubiquitin-protein ligase parkin-like — protein MLRLNVKFNASTTSLSVNEGEDIPAIKKKISEKISCLDDEEICIIFAGKELGEHASLQAYCVQENSVLHVVKRKSNSVLKNPSELSYGAAAMPAANSDLRIPAGHGKNQYFVFCKSSCKTIKGGRLRVRCASCKQGAFTLNREPSCWHDVLTPGAISGDCLLENCDGNKAEFYFKCSGHVSEDTEETALVLHLIKPNIMDVPCITCMDTVSPVLVFPCESGHSMCLDCFATYCITKLNERAFIHSEELGYTLLCPAGCDKSLIKEIHHFRILGADDYDRYQRFGTEECLLKMGGVLCPRPGCGQGLLHEEGQRRIECESEGLRGCGFVFCRHCLEAYHEGSCQSRIEAASSLMNEFRVDPEHAVRAQWEAASQHTIHDTTRPCPNTACKVRVEKSGGCMHMVCPRCKFDWCWLCQTEWNLDCQGEHWFG, from the exons ATGTTGAGATTAAATGTGAAGTTCAACGCAAGCACCACCTCTTTGTCAGTGAATGAGGGAGAGGATATTCCAGCGATCAAAAAGAAGATCAGCGAAAAGATTAGTTGTCTGGATGATGAGGAGATCTGTATCATCTTTGCTGGAAAAGAACTTGGAGAACATGCATCACTTCAGGCTTACTGTGTCCAAGAGAACAGTGTGTTGCATGTCGTCAAGAGAAAGTCTAATAGTGTACTAAAAAACCCCAGTGAACTATCATATGGAGCTGCAGCAATGCCAGCAGCAAATAGTGACCTGAGGATTCCAGCAGGTCATGGtaaaaatcagtattttgtaTTCTGTAAGTCTTCCTGTAAGACGATCAAGGGAGGGAGACTTCGTGTAAGATGTGCCTCCTGCAAGCAAGGGGCATTTACTCTCAATCGG gaGCCATCCTGTTGGCATGATGTCCTTACTCCTGGTGCTATCTCTGGTGATTGCCTCCTGGAAAACTGTGATGGGAACAAGGCT GAATTTTACTTCAAATGCTCTGGCCATGTGTCGGAGGACACAGAGGAGACAGCTTTGGTTCTGCACCTGATCAAGCCAAATATAATGGATGTCCCTTGTATCACTTGTATGGATACAGT AAGTCCTGTCCTGGTCTTCCCCTGTGAAAGTGGTCACAGTATGTGCCTGGACTGCTTTGCTACCTACTGCATCACAAAGCTTAACGAAAGAGCTTTTATACATAGTGAGGAGTTGGGATATACTTTACTATGTCCAG CTGGATGTGATAAGTCTCTGATAAAAGAGATTCACCACTTCCGCATTCTTGGAGCAGACGACTATGACCGTTACCAGAGATTTGGGACAGAGGAGTGTCTCCTGAAGATGGGTGGGGTGCTGTGTCCCAGGCCTGGGTGTGGGCAAGGGCTGCTACATGAGGAGGGCCAGAGACGAATTGAATGTGAAAGTGAAGGTCTACGAGGTTGTGGT tTTGTGTTCTGTCGGCACTGTCTCGAAGCATATCACGAAGGGAGCTGCCAGTCGAGGATTGAAGCTGCTAGTTCTTTAATGAAt GAGTTTCGAGTTGATCCTGAGCATGCAGTGAGAGCACAGTGGGAGGCCGCCAGCCAACACACAATACATGACACAACTCGTCCTTGTCCGAATACTGCCTGTAAAGTAAGAGTGGAGAAAAGTG GTGGCTGTATGCACATGGTATGTCCACGGTGCAAGTTTGACTGGTGTTGGCTTTGTCAGACGGAATGGAATCTAGACTGCCAAGGAGAACATTGGTTTGGCTGA